The proteins below are encoded in one region of Fibrobacter sp.:
- the lspA gene encoding signal peptidase II, with product MIDVINKWPFHLGVIVFSIVSDQLTKLWALVRFTNDTGAPNHDVINVIGEWIRFQLVFNKGAAFSSRPQDLMPFLPPWLFFLLISIVASVVLLWFYRSIDKRDWMSRLGVVMILGGAVGNFIDRMRLSMVVDFIDCDLPDFIMTRFPTFNVADSFVTVGVAVVILSPVILRKLHKQIKEEKQGTEH from the coding sequence ATAATTGATGTCATAAACAAGTGGCCGTTCCATTTGGGTGTTATCGTATTTAGCATCGTGTCTGACCAACTCACAAAGCTGTGGGCGCTGGTGCGCTTTACCAACGATACGGGCGCCCCGAACCACGACGTGATCAACGTGATTGGTGAATGGATTCGGTTCCAGCTGGTGTTCAACAAGGGCGCAGCCTTCAGTAGCCGCCCTCAGGACCTGATGCCTTTCTTGCCGCCTTGGCTTTTCTTTTTGCTGATTTCCATTGTGGCAAGCGTCGTGCTTTTGTGGTTTTATCGTTCCATCGACAAGCGGGACTGGATGAGTCGTCTGGGCGTGGTGATGATTCTGGGCGGTGCCGTGGGGAACTTTATCGACCGCATGCGGCTTTCCATGGTGGTGGATTTTATCGATTGCGATTTGCCCGACTTTATCATGACCCGGTTCCCCACATTTAACGTGGCGGATTCCTTCGTGACCGTGGGCGTGGCGGTAGTGATTCTTTCGCCTGTGATTTTACGAAAACTGCACAAACAGATTAAGGAAGAAAAACAAGGCACTGAACATTAA
- a CDS encoding RluA family pseudouridine synthase, producing MNYLVNEQHSGERIDKFLVGVMENVSRTDVQKLIAAGEVKVGGAKASKNFRVETGMVVVVDKIPEKEASTLEPENIPLDIVYEDDDIVVLNKPRNLVVHPGNGVQNGTLAAGLLYHFKENLSAINGPLRPGIVHRLDKDTPGLMVVAKNDAAHRHLAHQLETRTLHRTYNALVWGHVRDLEGTIDAPIGRNPKNRLKMAVVKDGKPSRTHYVAKKFFAFATLLELQLESGRTHQIRVHSRYMGHPVVGDPLYDGRDGCLNRVSPLMKDIAAKVLEIAPAQLLQAVKIELIHPTTGKKMKFKVPLEKPFEQVLKLLKKECPAGAPTFDEDEGFHDFDADIRFDEGYEEEFDEESLDKFDECVFPELKERKTRAQRHAEKAATAAHRRAKAAERKRIKQEKAARRRGIAPEDFVEPGYEPTIDPDLL from the coding sequence ATGAATTATCTCGTAAACGAACAGCATTCCGGTGAGCGCATCGACAAGTTCCTTGTGGGTGTCATGGAAAACGTGTCCCGTACCGACGTGCAAAAGCTGATTGCCGCAGGCGAAGTCAAGGTGGGCGGTGCGAAGGCTTCCAAGAATTTCCGTGTAGAGACGGGCATGGTGGTGGTGGTGGATAAGATTCCAGAAAAAGAAGCCAGCACCCTGGAGCCCGAAAATATCCCGCTGGATATCGTTTACGAAGACGATGACATCGTTGTGCTGAACAAGCCCCGCAACCTGGTGGTGCATCCGGGAAACGGCGTGCAGAACGGGACCTTGGCGGCAGGCCTGTTGTACCATTTCAAGGAAAATCTTTCGGCGATAAACGGGCCGCTCCGCCCGGGTATTGTCCACCGTTTGGACAAAGATACGCCGGGCCTTATGGTGGTGGCCAAAAACGATGCCGCCCACAGGCACTTGGCTCACCAGCTGGAAACCCGTACGCTCCACCGTACTTATAACGCCCTGGTGTGGGGACATGTCCGTGACCTGGAAGGGACCATCGATGCGCCCATCGGCAGGAACCCCAAGAACCGCTTGAAGATGGCGGTAGTCAAAGATGGCAAGCCCAGCCGTACCCACTATGTGGCAAAGAAGTTTTTTGCCTTCGCGACCCTGCTGGAACTGCAACTGGAATCGGGACGCACCCACCAGATTCGCGTACACAGCCGTTACATGGGCCATCCGGTAGTAGGGGACCCGCTGTATGACGGCCGCGACGGATGCCTGAACCGCGTGTCCCCCCTGATGAAGGACATTGCGGCCAAGGTTCTGGAAATTGCTCCGGCCCAGCTATTGCAGGCGGTAAAGATTGAACTGATCCACCCGACCACGGGCAAGAAGATGAAGTTCAAGGTACCCCTGGAAAAGCCTTTCGAGCAGGTGCTGAAACTCTTGAAGAAGGAATGTCCTGCAGGCGCTCCGACCTTCGACGAAGACGAAGGGTTCCACGATTTTGATGCGGACATCCGCTTTGACGAAGGATACGAAGAAGAATTCGATGAAGAATCGCTGGACAAGTTCGACGAATGCGTATTTCCGGAACTGAAGGAAAGAAAGACCCGTGCCCAGCGTCATGCCGAAAAGGCGGCGACGGCTGCTCACCGCAGGGCCAAGGCCGCCGAACGCAAGCGTATCAAGCAGGAGAAGGCCGCCCGTAGGCGTGGAATCGCTCCCGAGGATTTTGTAGAACCAGGATACGAGCCCACCATCGACCCGGATTTACTGTAA
- a CDS encoding adenylosuccinate lyase yields the protein MRDQFESPLNKRYASKEMSFIFSPQYKFQTWRRLWIYLAESEMELGLPITQEQVDELKAHEKDINFEVAEEEEKRRRHDVMSHVYAYGVQCPKAKGIIHLGATSAFVGDNTDLIQMQQALILVRKRLCRVMDKLSKFAMKYKDMAQLGATHFQAAQLTTVGKRACLWLQDMLIDLEELNFLIEVLPFRGVKGTTGTQASFMDLFNGDEEKIMELDRRVTAKAGFKRVLTITGQTYTRKWDNRVNQVLSSIAQSLHKFATDMRLMQGVKEVEEPFEKTQIGSSAMAYKRNPMRSERICSLARFVMALVNSTAFTQATQWFERTLDDSANKRLAIPEAFLAMDAMLIIAENVTNGLVVYPKVIEKRIMAELPFMATENIIMEGVKNGGDRQELHEEIRVMSMEAGKVVKEQGKDNDLLERVLKNEKFQKLGITEAKLKEILDLRKFVGRAPGQVVKFVTEEVRPAIEAIPDWATIDAGELKV from the coding sequence ATGCGTGATCAATTCGAAAGCCCGCTTAACAAGCGTTATGCCAGCAAGGAAATGAGTTTCATCTTCAGCCCGCAGTACAAGTTCCAGACTTGGCGGAGGCTCTGGATTTACCTCGCCGAATCTGAAATGGAACTCGGCCTCCCGATTACGCAGGAGCAGGTGGACGAACTGAAGGCCCACGAAAAGGACATCAACTTTGAAGTCGCCGAAGAAGAAGAAAAGCGCCGCCGTCACGACGTGATGAGCCACGTTTACGCTTACGGCGTCCAGTGCCCCAAGGCCAAGGGCATCATCCACCTGGGTGCAACGTCTGCCTTCGTGGGCGACAACACCGACCTTATCCAGATGCAGCAGGCCTTGATTCTCGTGCGCAAGCGTCTTTGCCGCGTGATGGACAAGCTTTCCAAGTTTGCGATGAAGTACAAGGACATGGCCCAGCTCGGCGCCACGCATTTCCAGGCTGCCCAGCTCACCACCGTGGGTAAGCGCGCTTGCCTCTGGCTCCAGGACATGCTCATCGACCTCGAAGAATTGAACTTCCTCATCGAAGTTCTCCCGTTCCGCGGCGTGAAGGGCACCACCGGCACGCAGGCCAGCTTCATGGACCTGTTCAACGGCGACGAAGAAAAGATTATGGAACTGGACCGCCGCGTGACCGCCAAGGCGGGCTTCAAGCGCGTGCTCACCATCACCGGCCAGACCTACACCCGCAAGTGGGACAACCGCGTGAACCAGGTGCTCAGCTCCATCGCTCAGAGCTTGCACAAGTTCGCCACCGACATGCGCCTCATGCAGGGCGTCAAGGAAGTGGAAGAACCCTTCGAAAAGACGCAGATCGGCTCTAGCGCCATGGCTTACAAGCGTAACCCGATGAGGAGCGAACGCATCTGCTCCCTGGCCCGTTTTGTGATGGCCCTGGTCAACAGCACCGCCTTCACGCAGGCAACCCAGTGGTTCGAACGCACTCTCGACGATAGCGCCAACAAGCGCCTCGCCATTCCGGAAGCGTTCCTCGCCATGGATGCCATGCTCATCATCGCTGAAAACGTCACCAACGGCCTTGTTGTTTATCCGAAGGTTATCGAAAAGCGCATCATGGCCGAACTCCCGTTCATGGCTACCGAAAACATCATTATGGAAGGCGTCAAGAACGGCGGCGACCGCCAGGAACTCCACGAAGAAATCCGCGTGATGTCCATGGAAGCGGGCAAGGTCGTTAAGGAACAGGGCAAGGACAACGACTTGCTCGAACGCGTGCTGAAGAACGAAAAGTTCCAGAAGCTCGGCATCACCGAAGCGAAACTCAAGGAAATCCTCGACCTGCGCAAGTTCGTGGGTCGCGCTCCGGGTCAGGTTGTGAAATTTGTGACCGAAGAAGTCCGCCCGGCGATTGAAGCCATCCCGGATTGGGCTACTATCGACGCCGGCGAATTAAAAGTGTAA
- a CDS encoding phenylalanine--tRNA ligase subunit beta — protein sequence MKVSLNWLRRHVDLPESAEEVAKALTSIGLEVEGMEEPGKVYEKLVVAKVLTCEAHPDSDHLHITTVNDGKETLQVVCGAPNVAAGQTVVLAPIGAELPLPDGGTLKMKKSKIRGVESFGMICAEDEIGLSDDHAGIMVLDDSIPAGTPFVSLGMYDVCYELNVTPNRPDALSHRGVARELAAKFNRPLKPLAYELKEDAEPASSAISLEVVPGCGCSRYVGRVIKDVKVEKSPSWLAKLLHAVGMNSINNVVDITNFILMDVGQPLHSFDMDQLHGNKIKVRRAVKGEKIETIDHTAHELVENDLVICDGDRPACVAGVMGGVESEIVDATKNVFLESAWFNPTVVRKQAKRLCISTDSSYRFEREIDFATQDEYSKYACALIQEVAGGRILKGSVEYTGDDHKKENNVVTLRIAQAERVIGMKLEMAQVEKFLTGIALEVVSKTADSITFKIPSFRPDLEREVDLIEEVARLVGFDNIPYTLPSFKMQPNELPPIEVLNRKIRKTLSAMGLHECLSLRFTSKARTEALFGPESDDRRSKPALLLNPLSEELGAVPTSLLPNLLKSVAENEKNRPGSVRLFEVAKGQFKRDRKDVRDPGFDESNLVALAVAGAFDVNPLNDKPAQIDFSAFKGFVQSFLKRVGLVVEFRVSAKPEIFLHPGKQTEILADGVVLGTMGELHPSVMAANDISYTTYVMELDMDKMEHATHKKIVFEAFSRQVPSSRDISLEVAKSMTHEDIVARIKGLNPKNLAKITLKSIYEGDKIEAGKKNMVYSLTYQAMDRTLTDDEVNKAHNKLRDKLVANGDIVLR from the coding sequence ATGAAAGTTTCTTTGAATTGGCTCAGACGTCACGTTGATCTTCCGGAATCCGCGGAAGAAGTTGCAAAGGCCCTCACCTCTATTGGCCTCGAAGTCGAAGGCATGGAAGAACCGGGCAAGGTCTATGAAAAGCTCGTTGTAGCGAAGGTCCTCACCTGTGAAGCTCACCCGGACAGCGACCACCTGCACATCACCACCGTGAACGACGGCAAGGAAACGCTCCAGGTCGTGTGCGGCGCCCCGAACGTAGCCGCAGGCCAGACCGTGGTTCTCGCCCCCATTGGCGCGGAACTTCCGCTCCCCGACGGCGGCACCCTCAAGATGAAGAAGTCCAAGATCCGCGGTGTGGAAAGCTTCGGCATGATTTGCGCCGAAGACGAAATCGGCCTTAGCGACGACCACGCGGGCATCATGGTGCTGGATGACAGCATTCCGGCCGGCACTCCGTTCGTGAGCCTCGGCATGTACGACGTGTGCTATGAACTGAACGTGACCCCGAACCGCCCGGATGCACTCAGCCACCGCGGTGTGGCCCGCGAACTGGCCGCGAAGTTCAACCGCCCGCTGAAGCCCCTCGCCTACGAACTCAAGGAAGATGCCGAACCGGCAAGTTCCGCTATCAGCCTCGAAGTGGTTCCCGGCTGCGGTTGCTCCCGCTACGTGGGCCGCGTCATCAAGGACGTGAAGGTCGAAAAGTCCCCGTCCTGGCTCGCAAAGCTTTTGCACGCCGTGGGCATGAACAGCATCAACAACGTGGTGGACATCACGAACTTCATCTTGATGGACGTGGGCCAGCCGCTCCACAGCTTTGACATGGACCAGCTGCACGGCAACAAGATCAAGGTGCGCCGCGCAGTGAAGGGCGAAAAAATCGAAACGATTGACCACACCGCTCACGAACTCGTCGAAAACGACCTCGTGATTTGCGACGGCGACCGTCCGGCTTGCGTTGCCGGCGTGATGGGCGGCGTCGAATCCGAAATCGTCGATGCCACCAAGAACGTGTTTCTCGAGAGCGCCTGGTTCAACCCGACGGTGGTCCGCAAGCAGGCGAAGCGCCTCTGCATTTCCACGGACTCCAGCTACCGTTTTGAACGTGAAATCGACTTCGCCACCCAGGACGAATACAGCAAGTACGCCTGCGCCCTCATCCAGGAAGTCGCGGGTGGCCGCATCCTCAAGGGCAGCGTCGAATACACCGGCGACGACCACAAGAAAGAAAACAACGTGGTCACGCTCCGCATCGCCCAGGCCGAACGCGTTATCGGCATGAAGCTTGAGATGGCCCAGGTGGAAAAGTTCCTCACGGGCATCGCCCTCGAAGTCGTCTCCAAGACGGCGGACTCCATCACGTTCAAGATTCCGAGCTTCCGTCCCGACCTCGAACGCGAAGTGGACCTCATCGAAGAAGTCGCCCGCCTCGTCGGGTTCGACAACATCCCGTACACGCTGCCTTCCTTCAAGATGCAGCCCAACGAACTTCCGCCGATTGAAGTTCTGAACCGTAAGATCCGCAAGACGCTTTCTGCCATGGGTCTGCATGAATGTCTGAGCCTGCGCTTCACGAGCAAGGCCCGCACCGAGGCCCTCTTTGGCCCCGAAAGCGACGACCGCCGCAGCAAGCCCGCACTACTCCTGAACCCGCTCTCCGAAGAGCTGGGCGCCGTGCCCACGAGCCTTCTCCCCAACCTCCTCAAGAGCGTTGCCGAGAACGAGAAGAACCGCCCCGGTTCCGTGCGCCTGTTCGAAGTGGCCAAGGGCCAGTTCAAGCGCGACCGCAAGGACGTGCGCGATCCGGGCTTTGACGAATCGAACCTCGTCGCCCTCGCCGTTGCAGGCGCCTTCGACGTGAACCCGCTCAACGACAAGCCCGCCCAGATTGACTTTTCCGCCTTCAAGGGATTCGTGCAGAGCTTCCTCAAGCGCGTGGGCCTCGTGGTGGAATTCCGCGTGAGCGCCAAGCCTGAAATCTTCCTGCACCCGGGTAAGCAGACCGAAATCCTCGCCGACGGCGTGGTGCTCGGCACCATGGGTGAACTCCACCCCTCCGTGATGGCCGCTAATGACATCAGCTACACCACCTACGTGATGGAGCTGGACATGGACAAGATGGAACACGCGACCCACAAGAAGATCGTGTTCGAAGCCTTCAGCCGCCAGGTGCCGTCTAGCCGCGACATCTCGCTGGAAGTGGCGAAGTCCATGACTCACGAAGACATTGTCGCCCGCATCAAGGGATTGAACCCCAAGAACCTCGCGAAGATTACTCTCAAGAGCATCTACGAAGGCGACAAAATCGAAGCCGGCAAGAAGAACATGGTCTACAGCCTCACCTACCAGGCCATGGACCGCACGCTTACCGACGACGAAGTCAACAAGGCCCACAACAAGCTGCGTGACAAGCTCGTCGCGAACGGGGATATTGTGCTGCGCTAA
- the alr gene encoding alanine racemase — MSEQPKLLKNPPDLNKIARPNWIEINLDALCNNIKFIRSQIPANTKILLPVKADSYGHGSLACSFAAKFGGADYLGVAHISEGMLLRQYGMDLPILVLGPCTPSDFAYFVEFQLTAAITDIRTAMAFDQFLKETGTTCKAHLAVDTGMNRYGFDAEDFNNIRAALSLKNLHFEGMFTHLATADMPGNPKTDIQIQRFTRLVDVLEAEGLRPAICHCSSSAGTLTRPESHFDMVRPGLALYGYNCMGAAPSPWPIKPVMRIKSTIRHIHDVKPGETVSYGGYWMAQQPTRIATVAIGYGDGYLRGGYNKGFLFIRGQLCPILGRVCMDATMVDVSHIPDVQVGETVDVVNGELDHRISMESVADDHHTIPYEFTSRVARRLYRKYYWKNRLVRWDYLRQEFGVKEYKEYPLR; from the coding sequence ATGAGCGAACAACCGAAACTTCTAAAAAATCCGCCGGACCTGAACAAGATTGCAAGGCCCAATTGGATCGAAATCAACCTGGATGCCCTCTGCAACAACATCAAGTTCATCCGCAGCCAGATTCCCGCAAACACCAAGATTCTCTTACCCGTAAAGGCCGACTCCTACGGTCACGGGAGCCTCGCCTGCTCCTTTGCCGCCAAGTTCGGCGGTGCAGACTACCTGGGAGTGGCCCACATCAGCGAAGGTATGCTCCTCCGTCAGTACGGCATGGACCTTCCCATTCTGGTGCTTGGCCCCTGCACGCCCTCTGACTTTGCCTACTTCGTGGAATTCCAGCTGACCGCAGCCATCACGGACATCCGTACCGCCATGGCCTTTGACCAGTTCCTGAAAGAGACGGGCACCACCTGCAAGGCCCACCTGGCCGTTGATACGGGCATGAACCGTTACGGCTTTGACGCCGAGGACTTCAACAACATCCGCGCGGCACTGAGCCTCAAGAACCTGCATTTCGAAGGGATGTTCACCCACCTGGCCACCGCCGACATGCCGGGGAACCCCAAGACCGACATCCAAATCCAGAGATTTACGCGGCTCGTGGACGTGCTGGAAGCGGAAGGACTCCGGCCCGCCATCTGCCACTGCAGCAGTTCCGCAGGCACCCTCACCCGCCCCGAAAGCCACTTTGACATGGTGCGTCCGGGTCTTGCCCTTTACGGCTACAACTGCATGGGGGCCGCCCCTTCGCCGTGGCCGATTAAGCCCGTAATGCGTATCAAGTCCACCATCCGCCACATTCACGACGTGAAGCCCGGCGAGACGGTCAGTTACGGCGGCTACTGGATGGCACAGCAGCCCACTCGAATCGCCACCGTGGCCATCGGTTACGGCGACGGTTACCTCCGCGGTGGCTACAACAAGGGATTCCTGTTTATCCGTGGGCAGCTCTGCCCCATTCTCGGCCGCGTGTGCATGGACGCCACCATGGTGGACGTGAGCCACATTCCCGACGTGCAGGTTGGCGAAACGGTGGATGTGGTGAACGGCGAACTGGACCACCGCATTTCTATGGAAAGCGTGGCCGACGACCACCACACCATTCCCTACGAATTCACCAGCCGCGTGGCCCGTCGCCTGTACCGCAAGTACTACTGGAAAAACCGTCTGGTGCGCTGGGATTACCTGCGTCAGGAATTCGGCGTCAAGGAATACAAGGAATACCCGCTGCGGTAA
- a CDS encoding membrane integrity-associated transporter subunit PqiC, producing MINCSLFRTAARNLAALLLLTFTLQGCFGGGTTEPTRYYTLAVENISKPKASAKFAQKTVAIKKFTIDPAYQRTGIVYRESPYDFMFYELDLWASRPEHMITQVVAEYAEKSGLFKSVVTAGGTMPEYELSGNIGALEEVDNGGGQSAHLLLGISFTDVSQGTSLWEGKCDKSKSTDSREPRVTAEALSKLLGECLEESLKGISSIE from the coding sequence ATGATTAATTGCTCGTTATTCCGTACCGCGGCCCGGAATCTTGCAGCCTTGTTGTTGCTAACGTTCACCCTGCAAGGATGTTTCGGCGGAGGAACCACAGAACCCACGCGTTACTACACCCTCGCCGTAGAAAACATTTCCAAGCCCAAGGCAAGCGCAAAGTTTGCACAAAAAACTGTAGCCATAAAAAAATTCACCATCGACCCCGCCTACCAGCGCACGGGAATCGTCTACCGGGAATCCCCCTACGATTTCATGTTCTACGAACTGGACCTGTGGGCAAGCCGGCCAGAGCACATGATTACCCAAGTTGTCGCCGAATATGCCGAAAAGAGCGGGCTGTTCAAGTCGGTCGTCACAGCGGGCGGCACCATGCCGGAATACGAACTCTCCGGAAACATCGGCGCCCTTGAAGAAGTCGATAACGGTGGGGGCCAGTCGGCACATTTGCTCCTCGGCATTTCATTCACGGATGTATCCCAAGGAACCTCCCTCTGGGAAGGCAAGTGCGACAAGAGCAAGTCCACCGACAGTCGCGAACCGAGAGTCACGGCGGAAGCCCTGTCCAAACTACTGGGCGAATGCTTGGAAGAAAGCCTGAAGGGGATTTCTTCTATAGAATAA
- a CDS encoding MCE family protein, which produces METTRKERVRIGAFMLLCGILILVFLGYVLSTYLNREYDNYYTIFNKSVTGLYGEAHVKLNGIDVGNVTGIHIDSANLNQVIVSFRVDKGTPIKKGTRAGMTHGISLTGEKQIILSGGNFDEPDVPEGGFVPAEESAFDEIASQAGNIVGRVDTLLHNLNNIFSSENAENISKAIKNLEVATKNLSSLSQNLDKPINNISEAAGSMKNIMTEIEEAKIAAKAGEDLDVLKEKLEAIDTKNINDNLNQAMASVNKLTKRLDQMIYKNEDQVGNAVTELNAVLSNLEEFSQKIKNNPSMLIHSENKERRK; this is translated from the coding sequence ATGGAAACCACACGAAAAGAGCGGGTTCGAATTGGCGCATTCATGCTTCTATGCGGAATCCTTATCCTGGTATTTCTGGGATATGTGCTTTCGACATACCTGAACAGGGAATACGACAACTACTACACCATCTTCAACAAGTCCGTCACAGGTCTATACGGCGAGGCCCATGTGAAGCTGAACGGTATCGACGTGGGTAACGTAACCGGAATCCACATCGACTCGGCCAACCTGAACCAGGTCATCGTTTCTTTCCGCGTAGACAAGGGGACACCCATCAAAAAAGGGACGCGGGCAGGCATGACCCACGGCATCTCCCTGACAGGCGAAAAACAGATAATCCTTTCGGGCGGTAACTTTGACGAACCCGACGTGCCCGAAGGCGGTTTTGTGCCAGCAGAGGAATCCGCCTTTGACGAAATAGCCTCCCAGGCAGGAAACATCGTCGGCCGGGTCGACACGCTGTTGCATAACCTGAACAACATTTTCTCTTCTGAGAACGCCGAAAACATCAGCAAGGCTATCAAGAACCTGGAAGTGGCCACCAAGAACCTGAGCAGCCTCTCCCAGAATCTGGACAAGCCCATCAACAACATCTCGGAAGCCGCCGGTTCCATGAAAAATATCATGACCGAAATCGAGGAGGCTAAAATTGCCGCCAAGGCGGGAGAAGACCTGGATGTCCTCAAAGAAAAACTGGAAGCCATTGACACCAAGAATATCAACGACAACCTGAACCAGGCCATGGCATCGGTCAACAAGTTGACCAAACGGCTAGACCAGATGATTTACAAGAACGAAGACCAGGTTGGAAACGCCGTCACGGAACTGAACGCCGTGCTTTCGAACCTGGAGGAATTCTCGCAGAAAATCAAGAACAACCCGTCAATGCTCATCCATTCAGAAAACAAGGAGAGGCGCAAATGA
- a CDS encoding ATP-binding cassette domain-containing protein yields MDDDITLKVEHLRTGYKGKEVLHDISFDVRRGEIRMILGSSGCGKSTLLNNILKLIKATSGTITYFGKTYSAKSGLDYVTRMRMGVLFQNGALLSDLTVAENAMMPLIRSMPYMPKSQMEAIVADRLEKVHLLHAFHKYPAELSGGMQRRAALARAIALKPELLFCDEPSTGLDPVTARSLDELLLELRDTLGVSMVIVSHELESIKIICDRFIYLQDGYVLMDGTLQQGMESELPVLKSFFNRKSPKEIDNKDYYHFNFVD; encoded by the coding sequence ATGGACGACGATATTACACTCAAAGTAGAACACCTGAGAACAGGGTACAAGGGCAAAGAAGTCCTCCACGACATTTCCTTTGACGTGCGGAGAGGCGAAATCCGCATGATTCTTGGAAGTTCGGGCTGCGGGAAGTCAACCCTCCTGAACAACATCCTAAAGCTAATTAAAGCGACCAGCGGAACCATCACCTATTTCGGAAAAACCTACTCGGCAAAAAGCGGGCTGGACTATGTCACCCGAATGCGCATGGGCGTGCTTTTCCAGAACGGGGCGCTCCTTTCGGACCTGACCGTCGCCGAAAACGCCATGATGCCCCTTATCCGGAGTATGCCCTACATGCCCAAGAGCCAGATGGAGGCCATCGTGGCCGACAGGCTCGAAAAGGTGCACCTGCTGCACGCGTTCCACAAGTATCCGGCGGAACTTTCGGGAGGTATGCAGAGGCGCGCCGCCCTTGCACGTGCCATAGCCCTAAAGCCGGAACTGCTGTTCTGCGACGAACCTTCAACAGGCCTAGACCCGGTGACGGCCCGCTCCCTGGACGAACTCCTGCTGGAACTCAGGGATACCCTGGGCGTATCTATGGTCATCGTGAGTCATGAACTGGAAAGTATCAAGATTATCTGCGACCGATTCATTTATTTACAGGACGGATACGTGCTCATGGACGGAACTCTGCAGCAGGGTATGGAAAGCGAGCTTCCCGTTTTAAAATCCTTCTTTAACAGGAAAAGTCCCAAAGAGATTGACAACAAGGACTATTACCATTTTAACTTTGTGGACTGA
- a CDS encoding ABC transporter permease codes for MQSKTIILPESLTAENSRVLLQNCRKALQRGPLLLDGKSLKYMDYSGDAFFALLADTSEKSGYKLTLAHFNDDIKFHLQHLKKPKIPPKNKVNQNFLERLGENTILVARSVAKIFVLLNTCIYWSLYGHFDKGKSKFGGTAKQINRLGAEAMGICFLMVALICFTMALQSSFMLKAVGGGSYLASGLGYLIFAEISPLLTTIILAGRSGSSIAAEIANMSVCEEVKAIKAMAISPVQYLVVPRFIAMTICTPILSFCAGIAGCLAGFLIAFFFFDISFANYFQEIRDGIPPVLFLKSTVKAVVFGWLITMISCHKGLTAVGGADAVGHATTSSVVISISSIIVADCAFSFAFY; via the coding sequence ATGCAGAGCAAGACCATCATACTTCCGGAAAGCCTCACCGCTGAAAATAGCAGGGTCCTGCTGCAGAACTGCAGAAAGGCCCTGCAGCGCGGGCCCCTCCTCCTGGATGGGAAGAGCCTGAAGTACATGGACTATAGCGGAGACGCCTTTTTCGCCCTCCTGGCAGACACCAGCGAAAAAAGCGGTTACAAGCTTACCCTCGCCCACTTTAACGACGACATCAAGTTTCATCTGCAACACCTCAAAAAGCCGAAGATTCCCCCAAAGAACAAGGTCAACCAGAACTTTCTCGAAAGGCTCGGCGAAAACACGATTCTTGTCGCAAGGAGTGTCGCCAAGATTTTTGTCCTCCTGAACACCTGCATCTATTGGAGCCTGTACGGACACTTCGACAAGGGAAAAAGCAAGTTCGGCGGGACGGCTAAGCAAATCAACAGGCTCGGTGCCGAAGCCATGGGCATCTGTTTTTTAATGGTGGCCCTGATATGCTTTACCATGGCCCTGCAGAGTTCCTTCATGCTCAAGGCCGTAGGCGGAGGGTCCTACCTGGCCTCGGGCCTGGGTTACCTGATTTTTGCCGAAATCAGTCCGCTCCTGACCACCATCATCCTGGCGGGCCGCTCCGGCTCATCCATTGCCGCCGAAATTGCCAACATGAGCGTCTGCGAAGAGGTCAAGGCCATCAAGGCCATGGCCATTTCTCCTGTCCAGTACCTGGTGGTTCCCCGCTTTATCGCCATGACCATCTGCACGCCCATCCTTTCGTTCTGCGCTGGCATTGCTGGCTGCCTTGCCGGGTTCCTCATCGCCTTCTTCTTCTTTGACATTTCCTTTGCCAATTACTTCCAGGAAATCCGCGACGGAATTCCACCAGTCCTTTTCTTGAAAAGTACCGTAAAGGCCGTGGTGTTTGGCTGGCTCATCACCATGATTTCTTGCCACAAGGGATTGACCGCCGTCGGTGGTGCCGACGCCGTCGGACACGCCACCACCTCCAGCGTGGTCATTTCCATTTCCAGCATCATCGTCGCCGACTGCGCTTTCAGTTTCGCATTCTACTAG